From Paracoccus suum, the proteins below share one genomic window:
- a CDS encoding ABC transporter permease subunit: MIDKGRMESLGQRLAAQEVKGRSPWADARARFLRNRAAVAGLVILLLIGLFALFGNWIAAWSNEEIDFNVMGSAATMGMPSIENGHYFGTDDLGRDLFARTVQGTQISLMVGLVGAAIAVVVGTLYGAVAGYVGGRADQVMMRAVDILMSIPYMFVLILLLVMFGRSMSMLFLGIGLISWLDMSRIVRGQTLSLKHREFIEAARATGVPTWRIIIRHIVPNLLGIVAVYATLLVPLMILTESFISFLGLGVQEPLTSWGALISEGAGTMNYGTLWQLAFPLAFFVVTLFAFFFVGDGLRDALDPKER; the protein is encoded by the coding sequence ATGATCGACAAGGGCCGGATGGAAAGCCTCGGCCAGCGGCTGGCTGCGCAAGAGGTCAAGGGCCGCAGCCCGTGGGCCGACGCTCGCGCGCGGTTCCTGCGCAACCGGGCGGCGGTGGCCGGACTGGTGATCTTGCTGCTGATCGGGCTCTTTGCCCTTTTCGGCAACTGGATCGCCGCATGGTCGAACGAAGAGATCGACTTCAATGTCATGGGCAGCGCCGCCACTATGGGCATGCCGTCGATCGAGAACGGGCATTACTTCGGCACTGACGATCTGGGCCGTGACCTATTTGCCCGGACCGTGCAGGGCACCCAGATCAGCCTGATGGTCGGCCTCGTGGGCGCGGCCATCGCCGTCGTCGTCGGCACACTTTACGGCGCGGTCGCGGGCTATGTCGGCGGGCGGGCCGATCAGGTCATGATGCGCGCGGTCGATATCCTGATGTCGATTCCCTACATGTTCGTGCTGATCCTGCTGCTGGTGATGTTCGGGCGCAGCATGTCGATGCTGTTTCTGGGTATCGGCCTGATCTCGTGGCTGGACATGTCGCGCATCGTGCGCGGCCAGACCCTGTCGCTGAAGCACCGCGAGTTCATCGAGGCTGCGCGCGCCACGGGCGTTCCGACATGGCGCATCATCATCCGCCATATCGTGCCGAACCTGTTGGGCATCGTCGCGGTCTATGCCACGCTGCTGGTGCCACTGATGATCCTGACCGAAAGCTTCATCAGCTTTCTCGGCCTCGGCGTGCAGGAGCCGCTGACTTCGTGGGGCGCGCTCATCTCCGAAGGGGCCGGAACGATGAACTACGGCACGCTGTGGCAGCTGGCCTTTCCGCTGGCGTTCTTTGTCGTGACGCTCTTCGCGTTCTTTTTCGTCGGCGACGGCCTGCGCGACGCCCTCGATCCGAAGGAGCGCTGA
- a CDS encoding TRAP transporter substrate-binding protein: protein MTEKTTFDRRAFLTRATVGGAAAAAVSTLAAPAIAQESPTINWRLASSFPKSLDTIYGGAEDLSKRMKEATDGKFNIQVFAAGEVVPGLQAIDAASDGTVEMAHSVGYYSWGKDPGFAGGADLPFMLNARGKAAYMYQGGGLDLYNKFLEKYSLTSMPGGNTGVQMGGWYRKEVNTVADLKGLKMRISGLAGKVMEKLGVVPQQIAGGDIYPALEKGTIDAAEWVGPYDDEKLGFVKVAPYYYYPGFWEGGPTVSFFFNKAKFEELPENYKSLMRTAAQASDQNMLAKYDYKNPTALKQLVANGAQLRPFSEEILTAAFTAADEVYAEIGATNAMFKEQVDAMKLFRNDWYLYLQTAEYQYDTFMMIMQKNGKL, encoded by the coding sequence ATGACCGAAAAAACCACCTTCGACCGGCGCGCCTTCCTGACCCGGGCGACCGTCGGCGGGGCAGCGGCTGCGGCCGTCTCGACCCTGGCCGCCCCGGCGATCGCTCAGGAATCGCCCACGATCAACTGGCGCCTCGCCTCGTCCTTCCCCAAGTCGCTCGACACCATCTACGGCGGCGCCGAGGACCTTTCGAAGCGGATGAAAGAGGCGACGGACGGCAAGTTCAACATCCAGGTGTTTGCCGCCGGCGAAGTGGTGCCCGGCCTGCAGGCCATCGACGCGGCCTCGGACGGTACGGTCGAGATGGCGCATTCGGTCGGCTATTACAGCTGGGGCAAGGATCCGGGCTTTGCCGGCGGTGCCGACCTGCCGTTCATGCTGAACGCACGCGGCAAGGCCGCCTACATGTATCAGGGCGGCGGCCTCGACCTCTACAACAAGTTCCTTGAAAAGTACTCTCTGACCTCGATGCCCGGCGGCAACACCGGCGTGCAGATGGGTGGCTGGTACCGCAAGGAGGTCAACACCGTCGCGGACCTCAAGGGCCTGAAGATGCGCATCTCGGGCCTTGCCGGCAAGGTGATGGAGAAGCTGGGCGTCGTCCCGCAGCAGATCGCTGGCGGCGATATCTACCCGGCGCTGGAAAAGGGCACCATCGACGCGGCGGAATGGGTCGGTCCCTATGACGACGAGAAGCTGGGCTTCGTGAAGGTCGCGCCCTACTACTACTATCCCGGCTTCTGGGAGGGCGGGCCGACCGTCAGCTTCTTCTTCAACAAGGCCAAGTTCGAGGAGCTGCCGGAGAACTACAAATCGCTGATGCGCACCGCCGCGCAGGCGAGCGACCAGAACATGTTGGCGAAATACGACTACAAGAACCCGACCGCGCTGAAGCAACTGGTCGCCAACGGCGCGCAGCTGCGTCCCTTCAGCGAGGAAATCCTTACTGCAGCCTTCACCGCCGCGGACGAGGTCTATGCCGAGATCGGTGCCACCAATGCCATGTTCAAGGAACAGGTGGACGCCATGAAGCTGTTCCGGAATGACTGGTATCTGTACCTGCAGACGGCCGAGTACCAGTACGACACCTTCATGATGATCATGCAAAAGAACGGCAAGCTGTAA
- a CDS encoding ABC transporter ATP-binding protein — protein MTTPADPVTTTPAPGAGAEKKLRARFDPQPPRTFAARWAAMRNIPPFLAMVWRASPGLTLATLVLRLVRALLPVTALWVGKLIIDEVVRLAATDGTPATLVEWWHAGLLNTLAAYVVLEFVLGIASDLLGRLVTLTDSLLAEKLTIAMSTRLMDHAARLDLKDFEDAEFQDKLDRARRQSSGRMPLMGQLMGQLQDLVTVASFAGGLVVYNPWLVMLLIIALIPAFLGEAHFNARSYTLDYRRTPERREIDYVRQLAASADTAKEVKIFDLHLFLRDRYLSLSRSFYAANRAIARQRAAWGAVFAAVGTIGYYTAYAWIIGRTLTGTLSLGDLTFLSGSFLRLRSLLEGLLLSFSSTAAQALYLDDLFAFFKVGPQIVSPPNARQVPMPIRTGFTFRNVGFRYPNSDRWAVRNLDFTLRAGETLALVGENGAGKTTLVKLLARLYDPDEGEILLDGVDLREYDLDSLRASIGVIFQDFARYSMTAADNIAVGRIAARDQMPRIEAAASRALADRVIERLPNGYDQMIGKRFASGVELSGGEWQKLAIARAYMRDAQVLILDEPTAALDARSEFEVFQRFNELSEGRTAILISHRFSSVRMADRILVLADGRVEAEGTHEELLAQPGRYRELYELQAAGYR, from the coding sequence ATGACCACCCCTGCCGACCCCGTGACGACTACCCCCGCGCCGGGAGCGGGGGCCGAGAAAAAACTCCGCGCCCGGTTCGATCCGCAGCCGCCCCGGACTTTTGCCGCGCGCTGGGCGGCGATGCGCAACATTCCCCCGTTCCTGGCCATGGTGTGGCGCGCATCGCCCGGTCTGACGCTGGCCACGCTGGTGCTGCGCCTGGTGCGGGCGCTGCTGCCGGTCACGGCCCTTTGGGTGGGCAAGCTGATCATCGACGAGGTCGTGCGTCTGGCAGCCACTGATGGGACGCCCGCCACCCTGGTTGAATGGTGGCACGCGGGCCTGCTGAACACGCTCGCCGCCTATGTCGTGCTGGAGTTTGTGCTCGGCATCGCCTCAGACCTGCTCGGGCGGCTGGTGACGCTGACGGACAGCCTGCTGGCCGAAAAGCTGACCATCGCGATGTCCACCCGGCTGATGGACCACGCCGCGCGCCTCGATCTGAAGGACTTCGAGGATGCCGAGTTCCAGGACAAGCTCGACCGGGCGCGGCGGCAATCCTCGGGCCGGATGCCGCTGATGGGGCAATTGATGGGCCAGCTGCAGGACCTGGTCACGGTCGCCAGCTTCGCGGGCGGCCTCGTGGTCTATAACCCTTGGCTGGTGATGCTGCTGATCATCGCGCTGATCCCGGCCTTCCTGGGCGAGGCGCATTTCAACGCCCGCAGCTATACGCTCGACTACCGGCGCACCCCCGAGCGGCGCGAGATCGACTATGTCCGCCAGCTGGCGGCAAGCGCCGATACCGCGAAGGAGGTCAAGATCTTTGACCTGCACCTGTTCCTGCGCGACCGTTACCTGTCCCTTTCACGCAGCTTTTATGCGGCGAACCGCGCCATTGCCCGGCAGCGCGCGGCATGGGGCGCCGTTTTCGCGGCGGTCGGCACCATCGGCTATTACACCGCCTACGCCTGGATCATCGGCCGCACGCTGACCGGCACCCTCAGCCTCGGCGACCTGACGTTCCTTTCTGGCAGTTTCCTGCGCCTGCGATCGCTGCTGGAAGGGCTGCTGCTCTCGTTCAGTTCGACGGCCGCACAGGCGCTTTATCTGGACGACCTGTTCGCCTTTTTCAAAGTCGGCCCGCAGATCGTCAGCCCGCCGAACGCCCGTCAGGTGCCGATGCCGATCCGGACCGGCTTTACCTTTCGCAACGTCGGCTTTCGCTATCCGAACTCGGACCGCTGGGCGGTGCGCAACCTCGACTTCACCCTGCGCGCTGGCGAGACGCTGGCCCTGGTGGGCGAGAACGGGGCCGGCAAGACCACGCTGGTCAAGCTGCTGGCGCGTCTCTACGATCCCGACGAGGGCGAGATCCTGCTCGATGGGGTAGACCTGCGGGAGTATGACCTCGACAGCCTGCGTGCCTCGATCGGGGTGATCTTCCAGGACTTCGCCCGTTACAGCATGACCGCCGCCGACAACATCGCCGTCGGGCGCATCGCCGCGCGCGATCAGATGCCCCGGATCGAGGCCGCCGCCAGCCGCGCCCTCGCCGACCGGGTGATCGAGCGGCTTCCGAACGGCTATGACCAGATGATCGGCAAGCGCTTTGCCAGCGGCGTCGAGTTGTCGGGGGGCGAATGGCAAAAGCTGGCCATTGCCCGCGCCTACATGCGCGACGCGCAAGTGCTGATCCTGGACGAGCCAACCGCCGCCCTCGACGCGCGGTCCGAGTTCGAGGTGTTCCAGCGTTTCAACGAATTGTCCGAGGGGCGCACCGCGATCCTGATCTCTCACCGCTTCAGCAGCGTGCGCATGGCCGACCGTATTCTGGTTCTGGCGGACGGCCGGGTCGAGGCCGAGGGTACACATGAGGAACTTCTGGCCCAGCCCGGCCGTTATCGCGAGTTGTATGAGTTGCAGGCCGCCGGCTACCGCTAG
- a CDS encoding peptide ABC transporter substrate-binding protein, giving the protein MTKLLLTTALTCAFAFPALAAKPAEGEKLADKQEYTFWLLDAIKSMDPAKNTDVEGSDVLRQLLEGLMIEDNKGAMIPGVAESFDESPDKLTYTFHLRDAKWSNGDPVTAGDFVYGWRRVADPKTASEYAWFMELMNIENATKVVKGELPPDQLGVKAIDDKTFEVKLSNPTPYFIKTLAHTSTFPVPQKVVEAEGDNWTQPGKFVGNGAYKLDSHDLGVSVVMSKNDQYWDAANTILTKLTALTVNDNNVALTRYQAGELDRVQIPAGQYPRLKEQFPNEAISIPYGCSYTYLFNLSDKGPEALKDLRVRQALSYAVDRDTIVDKVLQGGQKPAYWWTHWAVEGFEAPDIEFSKWTQAERVEKAKALLAEAGYGPGGKPLKLTIQYNTDDNHKKLAVAVQQFWKAIGVDAQLANYEWKVHTDRLQNQDFETARYAWCDDYNEASTFLDYFRTEGYNNGKWSNAEYDKLLADSKTSANPAEDYKKAEQILIGDMATVPVYHYAKVDMIKPDMRGVPLENLMNDWYAKDFYRVAQ; this is encoded by the coding sequence ATGACCAAACTTCTTCTGACCACCGCGCTGACCTGCGCTTTTGCATTCCCGGCACTCGCGGCAAAGCCGGCCGAGGGCGAAAAACTCGCCGACAAACAAGAGTATACGTTCTGGCTGCTGGATGCGATCAAATCGATGGATCCGGCCAAGAACACCGACGTCGAAGGTAGCGACGTCCTGCGCCAGCTGCTCGAAGGGCTGATGATCGAGGACAACAAGGGCGCCATGATCCCCGGCGTCGCCGAAAGCTTCGACGAATCCCCCGACAAGCTGACCTACACATTCCATCTGCGCGATGCGAAATGGTCAAACGGCGATCCCGTCACCGCCGGCGACTTTGTCTACGGCTGGCGCCGCGTGGCAGATCCCAAGACGGCCAGCGAATACGCATGGTTCATGGAACTGATGAACATCGAAAACGCGACCAAGGTGGTCAAGGGCGAACTGCCGCCGGACCAGCTGGGCGTCAAGGCGATCGACGACAAGACCTTCGAGGTCAAGCTTTCGAACCCGACCCCCTATTTCATCAAGACGCTGGCCCATACCTCGACCTTCCCGGTGCCGCAAAAGGTGGTCGAGGCCGAGGGTGACAACTGGACCCAACCCGGCAAGTTCGTGGGCAACGGCGCCTACAAGCTGGACAGCCACGACCTGGGCGTATCGGTCGTCATGTCGAAGAACGACCAGTATTGGGATGCGGCCAACACCATCCTGACCAAGCTGACCGCCCTGACCGTCAACGACAACAACGTCGCCCTGACACGCTATCAGGCAGGCGAGCTTGACCGCGTCCAGATCCCCGCCGGGCAATATCCGCGCCTGAAAGAGCAGTTCCCGAACGAGGCGATCTCGATCCCCTACGGCTGCTCTTACACCTACCTCTTCAACCTCAGCGACAAGGGCCCCGAGGCCCTGAAGGACCTGCGCGTGCGCCAGGCGCTCAGCTATGCCGTGGACCGCGACACCATCGTGGACAAGGTGCTGCAAGGCGGCCAGAAGCCGGCCTACTGGTGGACCCACTGGGCGGTCGAGGGTTTTGAGGCGCCCGACATCGAGTTCAGCAAGTGGACCCAGGCCGAGCGCGTGGAAAAGGCCAAGGCCCTGCTGGCCGAGGCCGGCTATGGCCCGGGCGGCAAGCCGCTGAAGCTGACGATCCAGTACAACACCGACGACAACCACAAGAAGCTGGCGGTTGCCGTGCAGCAGTTCTGGAAAGCCATCGGCGTCGACGCGCAGCTGGCGAACTATGAGTGGAAGGTCCACACCGACCGCCTGCAGAACCAGGACTTCGAGACCGCCCGCTATGCGTGGTGCGACGATTACAACGAAGCCTCGACCTTCCTCGATTACTTCCGCACCGAGGGCTACAATAACGGCAAGTGGTCGAACGCCGAGTATGACAAGCTGCTCGCCGACAGCAAGACCTCGGCCAACCCGGCCGAGGACTACAAGAAAGCCGAGCAGATCCTGATCGGCGACATGGCCACCGTGCCGGTCTACCACTACGCCAAGGTGGACATGATCAAGCCGGACATGCGCGGCGTCCCGCTCGAAAACCTGATGAACGACTGGTACGCGAAGGACTTCTACCGCGTGGCGCAATAA
- a CDS encoding oligopeptide/dipeptide ABC transporter ATP-binding protein — translation MNQPLLDARDLRVTFRIRREGDLPWTKPLGLQAVSGVDFTLAPGETLGIVGESGCGKSTLARALVGLVPATGRAVWTDGKDLLALPPSEFQRYRSDIQMVFQDPLASLNPRMTVGQIIAEPLTTHHPELTREEVKVRVKDMMDRVGLLPNQINRYPHEFSGGQCQRIGIARALIVRPKLVICDEPVSALDVSIQAQVINLLIELQAQFGMALIFIAHDLSVVKHISDRVMVLYLGRVMETAPTTELFSEPQHPYTQALLSAVPIPDPLLERAKRVIPLEGELPSPMAPPSGCVFRTRCPRARALCAEAVPPLTGADHRTACHFPGPLTEAEIEGALARTAARAEAARAATAA, via the coding sequence ATGAACCAGCCGCTGCTCGATGCGCGCGATCTGCGCGTCACCTTCAGGATTCGCCGCGAGGGTGATCTGCCCTGGACCAAGCCGCTCGGCCTGCAGGCTGTCAGCGGTGTCGACTTTACCCTCGCCCCCGGCGAAACGCTGGGCATCGTGGGCGAGTCGGGCTGCGGCAAGTCCACCCTCGCCCGGGCCCTCGTCGGGCTGGTCCCGGCCACTGGGCGTGCGGTCTGGACTGATGGCAAGGACCTGCTGGCCCTGCCGCCGTCCGAATTCCAACGCTACCGCAGTGACATCCAGATGGTGTTTCAGGACCCGCTGGCATCGCTGAACCCGCGCATGACCGTGGGCCAGATCATCGCCGAGCCGCTGACAACCCATCACCCGGAGCTGACCCGCGAGGAGGTCAAGGTCCGGGTCAAGGACATGATGGACCGCGTTGGCCTGCTGCCGAACCAGATCAACCGCTACCCGCACGAGTTTTCGGGAGGGCAGTGCCAACGCATCGGCATCGCCCGCGCGCTGATCGTGCGCCCCAAGCTGGTGATCTGCGACGAGCCGGTCAGCGCGCTCGACGTCTCGATCCAGGCGCAGGTGATCAACCTGCTGATCGAGTTGCAGGCGCAGTTCGGCATGGCGCTGATCTTCATCGCGCATGATCTGTCGGTGGTGAAACATATCAGCGATCGGGTCATGGTCCTCTACCTCGGCCGGGTGATGGAAACTGCGCCCACGACCGAGCTATTCTCCGAACCGCAGCACCCCTACACCCAAGCGCTGCTTTCGGCCGTGCCCATTCCCGACCCACTGTTGGAGCGGGCAAAGCGCGTGATCCCGCTGGAGGGCGAGTTGCCCTCGCCCATGGCGCCACCCTCGGGCTGCGTGTTCCGCACCCGCTGCCCGCGCGCCCGGGCCCTGTGCGCCGAGGCGGTCCCGCCCCTGACCGGCGCAGATCACCGCACCGCCTGCCACTTTCCCGGCCCCCTGACCGAGGCGGAGATCGAAGGCGCACTCGCCCGGACCGCAGCCCGGGCCGAGGCCGCGCGGGCCGCGACCGCGGCCTGA
- the oppB gene encoding oligopeptide ABC transporter permease OppB, which produces MFGYILRRLAVAIPTLLLLIVFSFILMQLAPGGPFTAERQLPPQVIANLNAKYGLDDPAWLQLWNYLKGLLLHFDFGPSFVYPDISVNQLIAKGFPVTLTYGVVSFLLAVIIGVALGVTAAIWHNSWIDTMAVGVSIGAQVLPNFVMAPILVLIFTLWLGWLPGGGWSMSQPRFWIMPVIALSTSYMASIARITRSSMLEVLGSNHIRTARAKGLPERLVILRHALKPALLPVISYLGPVFVTMITGSVVVDVYFSTGGIGRSFVDAALNRDYAMMMGVTILIGALTIFFNLVVDILYAWIDPKIRY; this is translated from the coding sequence ATGTTCGGATATATCCTGCGACGGCTCGCAGTGGCGATTCCCACGCTGCTGCTGCTGATTGTCTTTTCGTTCATCCTGATGCAGCTCGCGCCCGGCGGTCCGTTCACGGCCGAGCGGCAGTTGCCGCCCCAGGTCATCGCCAATCTCAACGCCAAATACGGCCTTGATGATCCGGCCTGGTTACAGCTCTGGAACTATCTCAAGGGACTGCTGCTTCATTTCGATTTCGGGCCAAGCTTCGTCTATCCCGACATCTCGGTGAACCAGCTGATCGCCAAGGGCTTTCCGGTGACGCTGACCTACGGCGTCGTCAGCTTTCTCCTGGCTGTCATTATCGGCGTGGCGCTCGGGGTGACGGCGGCCATCTGGCACAACAGCTGGATCGACACGATGGCGGTCGGCGTGTCGATCGGCGCGCAGGTACTGCCGAACTTTGTCATGGCGCCGATCCTGGTGCTGATCTTCACGCTGTGGCTCGGCTGGCTGCCGGGGGGCGGGTGGTCGATGTCGCAGCCGCGGTTCTGGATCATGCCGGTGATCGCGCTCTCGACCAGCTACATGGCATCGATTGCGCGGATCACCCGCAGCTCGATGCTCGAAGTGCTGGGCAGCAACCACATCCGAACCGCCCGCGCCAAGGGCCTGCCCGAGCGTCTGGTCATCCTGCGGCATGCACTGAAACCGGCGCTGCTGCCGGTCATCAGTTACCTCGGCCCGGTGTTTGTCACCATGATCACCGGCTCGGTCGTGGTCGACGTCTATTTCTCGACCGGCGGGATCGGGCGCTCGTTCGTCGATGCGGCGCTAAACCGGGACTATGCGATGATGATGGGCGTGACGATCCTGATCGGCGCGCTGACCATCTTTTTCAACCTCGTGGTCGATATCCTCTACGCGTGGATCGACCCCAAGATCCGGTACTGA
- a CDS encoding oligopeptide/dipeptide ABC transporter ATP-binding protein: protein MAALLETRDLTVRFATNDGEVKAVNGIDLSLAPGETLGIVGESGSGKSQFAFAIMGLLARNGRAEGSVRFDGAEILNAPAKVLNRIRAEKIAMIFQDPMTSLNPYMRVADQMAEVLVLHKGKSHRDAVKESARMLDAVRIPDAKGRINLYPHEFSGGMRQRVMIAMALLCRPRLLIADEPTTALDVTVQAQIMRLLDDLRAEFGMAMILITHDLGVIAGSCERVVVMYGGRIREGAPVDQLFASPAHPYTRGLLAAIPRVDQQGEALAAIPGSPPNMTSPPPGCAYAPRCGWRMEVCTTTPPELLNWAPGRTRACHAPAPEVTDGPLRQLADLPEVAEADADFGAAQLAEVLPDGAVAAGGVVGVTPEGGGPRP, encoded by the coding sequence ATGGCAGCCTTGCTCGAAACGCGCGATCTTACCGTCCGCTTTGCCACCAACGATGGCGAGGTCAAGGCCGTGAACGGCATCGACCTTTCCCTCGCCCCGGGCGAGACACTGGGCATCGTCGGCGAAAGCGGCTCGGGCAAGTCGCAATTCGCCTTTGCCATCATGGGCCTTCTGGCCCGCAATGGCCGGGCCGAGGGCAGCGTCCGCTTTGACGGGGCCGAGATCCTGAACGCCCCAGCCAAGGTGCTGAACCGCATCCGGGCCGAAAAGATCGCGATGATCTTTCAGGACCCGATGACCTCGCTGAACCCCTATATGCGGGTCGCCGACCAGATGGCCGAGGTGCTGGTCCTGCACAAGGGCAAGAGCCATCGCGATGCGGTCAAGGAATCCGCCCGCATGCTGGATGCGGTGCGCATTCCCGACGCCAAGGGTCGCATCAACCTTTACCCGCACGAGTTTTCCGGCGGCATGCGCCAGCGGGTGATGATCGCCATGGCGCTGCTGTGCCGCCCGCGCCTGCTGATCGCGGACGAGCCGACCACCGCCCTGGACGTGACGGTGCAGGCGCAGATCATGCGTCTGCTGGACGATTTGCGGGCCGAGTTCGGCATGGCGATGATCCTGATCACCCATGACCTCGGCGTCATCGCCGGCAGTTGCGAGCGGGTGGTCGTCATGTATGGCGGCCGCATCCGCGAGGGCGCGCCCGTGGATCAGCTCTTCGCCTCTCCCGCCCATCCCTACACGCGCGGGCTGCTGGCGGCGATCCCGCGGGTCGACCAGCAAGGCGAGGCCCTTGCGGCGATCCCCGGCAGCCCGCCCAACATGACCAGTCCGCCGCCCGGTTGCGCGTATGCGCCGCGCTGCGGCTGGCGGATGGAGGTGTGCACGACCACCCCGCCCGAGCTGCTGAACTGGGCGCCAGGCCGCACCCGCGCGTGCCACGCCCCGGCGCCCGAGGTGACGGACGGCCCGCTGCGCCAACTGGCCGACCTGCCCGAGGTCGCAGAAGCTGACGCGGACTTCGGCGCAGCGCAACTGGCGGAGGTCCTGCCCGACGGTGCTGTCGCTGCAGGCGGCGTTGTCGGGGTTACGCCCGAAGGCGGAGGGCCGCGCCCGTGA
- a CDS encoding TRAP transporter large permease: MMEFIAQNMAPIMFASLVLFLLFGYSVAFSLAANGLLFFIIGVELAPLSNGSIFLDWNLLGTMPDRLWGVLSNETLLAIPFFTFMGVILEKSGMAEDLLDTVGQLFGPVRGGLAYAVIIVGALLAATTGVVAASVIAMGLISLPIMLRYGYDRRVASGVIAASGTLAQIIPPSLVLIVLADQLGRSVGDMYKGAMIPGLILTGFYMTYVFVTTLVRPNWMPALPKEARTLGSGVASLLVALLATVAIFYVSFRWLEPAHGNNADILAAGLAVIIIYVIALLDRGLKINLLSRLASQVIIVLIPPLALIFLVLGTIFLGIATPTEGGAMGAVGALVLSAVKGRLNFGVVSQAILATTRLSSFVMFILIGARMFSLTFYGVNGHLWVEHLLTSLPGGEYGFLIAVSVLVFLLAFFLDFFELAFIIVPLLAPAAEKLGIDLIWFGVILGVNMQTSFMHPPFGFSLFYLRSVAPKQPYVDRVTGLKTAPVTTGQIYYGAIPFVLIQLVMIGVVILFPGLVMHYKGAPVNMENVKIEIPGGGLSGGLGGLGGLSLGGPGAAPGGAPAAGAPSGGLQGLGGLPNFGAPAAAPSQPATGQPATAPAPAPAGGLQGLNSPPNFGTPAPAASTAAPPATPAPAAAP; encoded by the coding sequence ATGATGGAATTCATCGCACAGAACATGGCGCCGATCATGTTCGCCTCGCTGGTCCTGTTCCTGCTGTTCGGCTATTCGGTCGCGTTCTCGCTGGCGGCAAACGGCCTTTTGTTCTTCATTATCGGGGTCGAGCTGGCGCCCCTCTCGAACGGCTCGATCTTCCTTGACTGGAATCTGCTCGGCACCATGCCGGACCGCCTGTGGGGGGTCCTCTCGAACGAGACATTACTTGCGATCCCATTCTTTACCTTCATGGGGGTCATCCTTGAAAAATCGGGGATGGCCGAGGATCTGCTGGACACCGTGGGCCAGTTGTTCGGCCCGGTCCGGGGTGGCCTCGCTTATGCGGTGATCATCGTCGGCGCGCTGCTGGCGGCGACCACGGGGGTTGTTGCGGCCTCGGTCATCGCTATGGGCCTGATCTCGCTGCCGATCATGCTGCGCTATGGTTATGACCGGCGCGTCGCCTCGGGCGTTATCGCCGCGTCGGGCACGCTGGCGCAGATCATCCCGCCCTCGCTGGTGCTGATCGTGTTGGCTGACCAGCTCGGCCGCTCGGTCGGGGACATGTACAAGGGCGCTATGATCCCCGGTCTGATCCTGACCGGATTCTACATGACCTATGTGTTTGTCACCACTCTGGTGCGGCCGAACTGGATGCCGGCCCTGCCGAAGGAGGCACGGACACTCGGCTCTGGCGTCGCCTCGCTGCTGGTGGCGCTGCTGGCCACCGTCGCCATCTTCTACGTCAGCTTCCGCTGGCTGGAGCCGGCGCATGGCAACAACGCCGACATCCTGGCCGCGGGCCTCGCCGTGATCATCATCTACGTGATCGCGCTGCTTGACCGGGGGCTGAAGATCAATCTGCTCTCGCGCCTCGCCAGCCAGGTCATCATCGTCCTGATCCCGCCGCTGGCACTGATCTTCCTGGTGCTGGGCACGATCTTCCTGGGGATCGCGACCCCGACCGAGGGGGGCGCCATGGGCGCTGTCGGCGCGCTGGTGCTGTCGGCGGTCAAGGGCCGACTCAACTTTGGCGTCGTCAGCCAGGCGATCCTCGCCACAACCCGGCTGTCATCCTTCGTGATGTTCATCCTGATCGGCGCCCGGATGTTCAGCCTGACCTTCTATGGCGTGAACGGGCACCTGTGGGTCGAGCATCTGCTGACCTCGCTGCCGGGGGGCGAATACGGCTTCCTGATCGCGGTGTCGGTGCTGGTGTTCCTGCTGGCCTTTTTCCTCGATTTCTTCGAGCTGGCCTTCATCATCGTGCCCCTGCTGGCCCCTGCCGCCGAAAAGCTGGGAATCGACCTGATCTGGTTCGGGGTGATCCTGGGGGTGAACATGCAGACCAGCTTCATGCACCCGCCGTTCGGTTTTTCGCTGTTCTACCTGCGATCCGTGGCGCCAAAGCAGCCTTATGTCGACCGCGTCACAGGGCTGAAGACGGCGCCCGTCACCACCGGGCAGATCTACTATGGTGCCATTCCCTTCGTGCTGATCCAGCTGGTCATGATCGGGGTGGTGATCCTCTTTCCGGGCCTTGTGATGCACTACAAGGGCGCGCCCGTGAACATGGAGAACGTCAAGATCGAAATCCCCGGCGGGGGTCTGAGCGGCGGCCTCGGCGGGCTTGGTGGCCTCAGCCTTGGCGGTCCAGGAGCGGCGCCGGGCGGTGCCCCGGCAGCGGGTGCGCCATCGGGCGGGTTGCAGGGGCTTGGCGGCTTGCCGAATTTCGGCGCGCCCGCAGCCGCGCCGTCGCAACCAGCGACCGGGCAGCCGGCGACTGCCCCAGCGCCTGCGCCCGCAGGCGGTTTGCAGGGGCTGAACAGTCCGCCGAACTTCGGCACGCCCGCGCCCGCGGCATCGACGGCGGCCCCGCCGGCGACACCGGCACCCGCAGCGGCACCGTGA